Proteins encoded together in one Centropristis striata isolate RG_2023a ecotype Rhode Island chromosome 6, C.striata_1.0, whole genome shotgun sequence window:
- the e2f4 gene encoding transcription factor E2F4 isoform X1, which translates to MELESASNRGELGAMGDSLQPQTPSRHEKSLGLLTTKFVTLLQEAKDGVLDLKAAADTLAVRQKRRIYDITNVLEGIGLIEKKSKNSIQWKGVGPGCNTREIGDKLIDLKAELDDLALRENELDQQKVWVQQSIKNVTDDSNNSPMAYIKHEDLCGAFKGDTLLAIRAPVGTQLEVPIPESVLNGQRKYQIRLKSSSGPIEVLLVNKDPSSASPVVLPVPPPDDILQNLPAPTATSQPPTAASQVSKAAPAMSIKPVPVTTLAANQTASVTEVMSSTPLTLTTDSPAAVTQQLQSSASLDGSASLASAVFEPIKSDPSELLDFPKELSDMFDPTKEIMSGDLLEDLMSSEVFSPLLRLSPPPSDHDYIYNLDETEGLCDLFDVPILNI; encoded by the exons ATGGAGCTGGAGTCGGCCAGTAACAGAGGCGAACTGGGAGCTATGGGGGACTCGCTGCAGCCACAGACTCCCAGCAGGCACGAAAAGAGCCTGGGACTGCTCACCACCAAGTTTGTGACTTTATTACAGGAGGCGAAGGACGGAGTGCTGGATCTGAAGGCG GCTGCAGACACCTTGGCAGTGCGGCAGAAACGACGCATCTACGATATCACTAATGTATTGGAGGGAATTGGACTAATTGAGAAGAAGTCCAAGAACAGCATCCAATGGAA gGGTGTAGGTCCAGGATGTAACACCAGAGAGATCGGGGATAAGCTAATTGATCTGAAGGCTGAGCTAGATGACCTGGCTCTCAGGGAAAACGAGCTGGACCAGCAGAAAGTCTGGGTCCAACAGAGCATCAAGAATGTCACAGACGACTCTAACAACAGCC CTATGGCATATATAAAACATGAAGACCTCTGTGGAGCTTTCAAAG GTGACACACTCCTAGCAATCCGTGCTCCAGTTGGCACACAACTAGAAGTCCCCATACCAGAATCT GTCCTCAATGGACAGAGGAAGTACCAGATCCGTCTCAAGAGTTCATCTGGCCCCATCGAGGTCTTGCTGGTCAATAAGGACCCGTCCAGTGCCTCTCCTGTTGTGTTGCCTGTCCCTCCTCCAGATGACATCCTTCAAAACCTCCCAGCACCGACAGCTACCTCTCAGCCGCCCACTGCTGCCTCCCAG GTCTCCAAAGCAGCTCCAGCAATGTCTATAAAACCTGTTCCTGTCACAACGCTAGCAGCCAACCAGACGGCCTCAGTGACAG aaGTGATGAGCTCCACCCCTCTCACCCTGACAACAGATTCACCTGCAGCAGTTACTCAGCAGCTCCAGTCTTCTGCCTCGTTGGACGGATCTGCGTCTTTGGCCTCTGCAGTATTTGAACCAATTAAATCAGATCCCTCTGAAT TGCTGGACTTTCCCAAAGAGCTCTCTGATATGTTTGATCCAACAAAAG AGATCATGAGTGGAGACCTTCTGGAGGACTTGATGTCATCAGAAG TTTTCTCGCCTCTCCTCCGTCTGTCCCCGCCACCCAGCGACCATGACTACATTTACAACCTGGATGAGACGGAAGGCCTCTGTGACCTCTTTGATGTCCCCATTCTGAACATCTGA
- the e2f4 gene encoding transcription factor E2F4 isoform X2 — protein sequence MELESASNRGELGAMGDSLQPQTPSRHEKSLGLLTTKFVTLLQEAKDGVLDLKAAADTLAVRQKRRIYDITNVLEGIGLIEKKSKNSIQWKGVGPGCNTREIGDKLIDLKAELDDLALRENELDQQKVWVQQSIKNVTDDSNNSPMAYIKHEDLCGAFKGDTLLAIRAPVGTQLEVPIPESVLNGQRKYQIRLKSSSGPIEVLLVNKDPSSASPVVLPVPPPDDILQNLPAPTATSQPPTAASQVSKAAPAMSIKPVPVTTLAANQTASVTDSPAAVTQQLQSSASLDGSASLASAVFEPIKSDPSELLDFPKELSDMFDPTKEIMSGDLLEDLMSSEVFSPLLRLSPPPSDHDYIYNLDETEGLCDLFDVPILNI from the exons ATGGAGCTGGAGTCGGCCAGTAACAGAGGCGAACTGGGAGCTATGGGGGACTCGCTGCAGCCACAGACTCCCAGCAGGCACGAAAAGAGCCTGGGACTGCTCACCACCAAGTTTGTGACTTTATTACAGGAGGCGAAGGACGGAGTGCTGGATCTGAAGGCG GCTGCAGACACCTTGGCAGTGCGGCAGAAACGACGCATCTACGATATCACTAATGTATTGGAGGGAATTGGACTAATTGAGAAGAAGTCCAAGAACAGCATCCAATGGAA gGGTGTAGGTCCAGGATGTAACACCAGAGAGATCGGGGATAAGCTAATTGATCTGAAGGCTGAGCTAGATGACCTGGCTCTCAGGGAAAACGAGCTGGACCAGCAGAAAGTCTGGGTCCAACAGAGCATCAAGAATGTCACAGACGACTCTAACAACAGCC CTATGGCATATATAAAACATGAAGACCTCTGTGGAGCTTTCAAAG GTGACACACTCCTAGCAATCCGTGCTCCAGTTGGCACACAACTAGAAGTCCCCATACCAGAATCT GTCCTCAATGGACAGAGGAAGTACCAGATCCGTCTCAAGAGTTCATCTGGCCCCATCGAGGTCTTGCTGGTCAATAAGGACCCGTCCAGTGCCTCTCCTGTTGTGTTGCCTGTCCCTCCTCCAGATGACATCCTTCAAAACCTCCCAGCACCGACAGCTACCTCTCAGCCGCCCACTGCTGCCTCCCAG GTCTCCAAAGCAGCTCCAGCAATGTCTATAAAACCTGTTCCTGTCACAACGCTAGCAGCCAACCAGACGGCCTCAGTGACAG ATTCACCTGCAGCAGTTACTCAGCAGCTCCAGTCTTCTGCCTCGTTGGACGGATCTGCGTCTTTGGCCTCTGCAGTATTTGAACCAATTAAATCAGATCCCTCTGAAT TGCTGGACTTTCCCAAAGAGCTCTCTGATATGTTTGATCCAACAAAAG AGATCATGAGTGGAGACCTTCTGGAGGACTTGATGTCATCAGAAG TTTTCTCGCCTCTCCTCCGTCTGTCCCCGCCACCCAGCGACCATGACTACATTTACAACCTGGATGAGACGGAAGGCCTCTGTGACCTCTTTGATGTCCCCATTCTGAACATCTGA